One region of Jatrophihabitans cynanchi genomic DNA includes:
- a CDS encoding DUF72 domain-containing protein, which produces MAQARVGISGWRYPPWRGVFYPRGLPQRRELEYASGRLATIEINGSFYSLQRPESYANWRAQTPDGFVFSVKGPRFVTHLKKLRDVAAPVANFFASGPLALGDKLGPILWQLPPSLGYDAERLASFFALLPRSTLEAVSLAHRHDERVAGRTWLATDADRPIRHALEVRHRSFLTPAFTALLREHEIAVVVADTAGKWPLIAEVTTGFAYVRLHGDVELYTSGYTDEALDLWAARVRGWTATGHDVFVYFDNDVKVRAPFDALALAARLT; this is translated from the coding sequence GTGGCCCAGGCGCGGGTGGGCATCTCCGGCTGGCGGTATCCGCCGTGGCGCGGGGTGTTCTACCCGCGCGGGCTGCCGCAGCGGCGCGAGCTGGAGTACGCGTCCGGCCGGTTGGCCACCATCGAGATCAACGGCTCGTTCTACTCGCTGCAGCGCCCCGAGTCGTACGCGAACTGGCGTGCGCAGACCCCCGACGGTTTCGTGTTCTCGGTCAAGGGACCGCGCTTCGTGACGCACCTGAAGAAGCTGCGGGACGTGGCGGCGCCGGTGGCGAACTTCTTCGCTTCCGGCCCGCTCGCGCTCGGCGACAAGCTCGGCCCGATCCTGTGGCAGCTGCCGCCCAGCCTCGGCTACGACGCCGAGCGACTGGCCTCGTTCTTCGCGCTGCTACCGCGTTCGACGCTCGAGGCGGTGTCGCTCGCGCACCGGCACGACGAGCGGGTGGCCGGGCGGACCTGGCTCGCCACCGATGCCGACCGTCCCATCCGGCACGCGCTCGAGGTGCGGCACCGCAGCTTCCTGACGCCCGCGTTCACCGCGCTGCTGCGCGAGCACGAGATCGCCGTGGTCGTCGCCGACACCGCGGGCAAGTGGCCGCTGATCGCCGAGGTCACCACGGGCTTCGCGTACGTCCGGCTGCACGGCGACGTCGAGCTGTACACCAGCGGGTACACCGACGAGGCGCTGGACCTGTGGGCGGCGAGGGTGCGCGGCTGGACAGCGACCGGCCACGACGTGTTCGTCTACTTCGACAACGACGTCAAGGTGCGCGCCCCGTTCGACGCGCTGGCGCTGGCGGCTCGGCTGACGTGA
- a CDS encoding DUF1844 domain-containing protein: protein MPLPGHGLDELDDTPVRELAAIPAVEVITRAAVMLMSASAEKLGLAPDGEPHQDLDEARRLITALAGLVAASQEYLGAHRQPLRDGVKTLQSAFREASSYPDEPGQGPGEKLLP from the coding sequence ATCCCGCTGCCGGGCCACGGCCTGGACGAACTGGACGACACCCCGGTGCGCGAACTGGCGGCCATCCCCGCCGTCGAGGTGATCACCCGGGCCGCGGTGATGCTGATGAGCGCGTCGGCGGAGAAGCTCGGCCTGGCTCCGGACGGCGAGCCGCACCAGGACCTGGACGAGGCGCGGCGGCTGATCACCGCGCTGGCCGGGCTGGTCGCTGCGTCGCAGGAGTACCTCGGCGCACACCGCCAGCCGTTGCGTGACGGGGTGAAGACGTTGCAGAGCGCGTTCCGCGAGGCGTCGTCGTACCCGGACGAGCCCGGCCAGGGGCCGGGCGAGAAGCTGCTGCCCTAG
- the infC gene encoding translation initiation factor IF-3: MRPAGTNRQNDQGGPISSEPRINDRIRVPEVRLVGPEGEQVGIVPIGKALELALESDLDLVEVAPMARPPVCKLMDYGKFKYESAQKAREARRNQALTVIKEMKLRPKIDSHDYETKKGHVERFLKQGDKVKITIMFRGREQSRPELGFRLLQRLADDISELGFVESSPKQDGRNMIMVVAPHRSSKPTRVPRESTTETAGTE; this comes from the coding sequence ATTCGGCCCGCAGGCACGAATCGCCAGAACGACCAAGGAGGTCCCATCAGCTCTGAACCGAGGATCAACGACCGGATCCGCGTTCCCGAGGTCAGACTCGTCGGTCCCGAGGGCGAGCAGGTCGGCATCGTGCCGATCGGCAAGGCTCTCGAATTGGCACTCGAGTCGGACCTGGATCTTGTCGAGGTCGCACCGATGGCGCGTCCGCCCGTCTGCAAGCTCATGGACTACGGCAAGTTCAAGTACGAGAGCGCGCAGAAGGCCCGCGAGGCCCGCCGCAACCAGGCCCTGACCGTCATCAAGGAGATGAAGCTCCGCCCGAAGATCGACTCGCACGACTACGAGACCAAGAAGGGTCACGTCGAGCGATTCCTCAAGCAGGGCGACAAGGTGAAGATCACCATCATGTTCCGCGGCCGCGAGCAGTCGCGTCCGGAACTGGGATTCCGCCTTCTGCAACGTCTGGCTGATGACATCTCCGAACTCGGCTTCGTGGAGTCCTCGCCGAAGCAGGACGGCCGCAACATGATCATGGTCGTCGCGCCGCACCGCAGCTCCAAGCCCACCCGGGTGCCTCGCGAGAGCACCACCGAGACCGCCGGCACCGAGTAA
- the rpmI gene encoding 50S ribosomal protein L35: MPKNKTHSGIKKRVKVTGTGKLLTQHSGMRHNLEKKPSTLTRRLTGVKEVAAVDAPRVKKLLGR, translated from the coding sequence ATGCCCAAGAACAAGACCCACAGCGGGATCAAGAAGCGCGTCAAGGTCACCGGCACCGGAAAGCTGCTGACCCAGCACTCCGGCATGCGCCACAACCTGGAGAAGAAGCCCTCCACGTTGACTCGCCGGCTGACCGGCGTGAAGGAAGTTGCCGCAGTCGACGCGCCGCGTGTGAAGAAGCTGCTCGGCCGCTGA
- the rplT gene encoding 50S ribosomal protein L20, which yields MARVKRAVNAQKKRRSTLEAASGYRGQRSRLYRKAKEQLLHSATYSYRDRKARKGDFRQLWITRINAAARANDITYNRFIQGLRLAGVSVDRKVLADLAVTDEAAFAALVEVARAAVAAEGTGGAQSPAA from the coding sequence GTGGCACGCGTCAAGCGGGCAGTGAACGCCCAGAAGAAGCGCCGGAGCACTCTCGAAGCCGCCAGCGGTTACCGCGGCCAGCGTTCGCGGCTCTACCGCAAGGCCAAGGAGCAGCTGCTCCACTCGGCGACCTACTCCTACCGTGACCGCAAGGCGCGCAAGGGTGACTTCCGGCAGCTGTGGATCACCCGCATCAACGCCGCGGCCCGCGCGAACGACATCACCTACAACCGGTTCATCCAGGGACTTCGCCTGGCCGGGGTCAGCGTCGACCGCAAGGTACTGGCCGACCTGGCCGTCACTGACGAGGCCGCGTTCGCCGCGCTCGTCGAGGTGGCGCGCGCAGCGGTCGCTGCCGAAGGCACCGGTGGCGCCCAGTCGCCGGCCGCCTGA
- a CDS encoding TrmH family RNA methyltransferase — protein sequence MLSSSNARLVAARRLTRRQGRRDAGRFLAEGAQAVREALGAGAVLELFATAEAIERHPELTGGASEIGAKDAAGLSETITPQGLVAVCRTIDVPLATAMERRPRLVAALVDASDPGNAGTILRTADAAGATAVVLVGGVDPYNGKAVRASAGSLFHLDVVIAAGADGLLELARAHGLSVLATTGAGARDLDALADDGTLAAPTVWLFGNEARGLPAELVAAADASVRVPLHGRAESLNLAAAAAVCLYASARAQRS from the coding sequence TTGCTGAGCAGCTCGAACGCCCGGCTCGTTGCGGCCCGCCGTCTCACCCGACGGCAGGGCCGCCGCGACGCCGGGCGTTTCCTTGCCGAGGGCGCGCAGGCAGTTCGCGAGGCGCTCGGTGCCGGGGCGGTGCTGGAGCTGTTCGCGACCGCTGAGGCGATCGAGCGCCACCCCGAGCTGACCGGCGGCGCGTCCGAGATCGGTGCCAAGGATGCGGCCGGACTGTCCGAGACGATCACGCCGCAGGGCCTGGTTGCGGTGTGCCGGACGATCGACGTCCCGCTCGCCACTGCGATGGAGCGCCGGCCGCGACTGGTCGCGGCGCTCGTCGACGCCAGCGATCCGGGCAACGCCGGGACGATCCTGCGCACCGCCGACGCGGCCGGCGCCACGGCCGTGGTGCTGGTCGGGGGGGTGGATCCTTACAACGGCAAGGCAGTCCGGGCGAGTGCCGGCAGCCTGTTCCATCTCGACGTCGTGATCGCTGCCGGAGCCGACGGACTGCTCGAACTCGCCAGGGCGCACGGGCTGAGCGTGCTCGCGACGACCGGCGCCGGCGCGCGCGACCTGGACGCGCTCGCCGACGACGGGACGCTCGCAGCGCCGACCGTCTGGCTGTTCGGCAACGAGGCGCGTGGGCTGCCCGCCGAGCTGGTCGCCGCCGCGGACGCGTCCGTCCGCGTCCCGCTCCACGGCCGCGCCGAGAGCCTGAACCTCGCCGCGGCGGCAGCGGTGTGCCTCTACGCCAGCGCCCGGGCGCAGCGCAGCTGA
- the pheS gene encoding phenylalanine--tRNA ligase subunit alpha: MTDKGFDPVEVAALQPEALDANVSAALAAFAAAADLDQLKTARLAHTGDHSPLALANREIGALPPAARKAAGQRVGAARTAVKDALEARQVVLAAERDERMLVEEAVDVTLPTDERPSGARHPLTTLQERIADIFLAMGYEVAEGPEIEAEWFNFDALNIGADHPARSMMDTFFVTSPDSGLVLRTHTSPVQARAMLVRQPPIYVICPGKVFRTDELDATHTPVFHQVEGLVVDEGITMAHLKGTLDHLAEEVFGIGITTRLRPSYFPFTEPSAEVDLICFVCRGESVGNPDRPCRTCSSEGWIEWGGCGMVNPRVLTACGIDPDRYTGFAFGMGIERTLMFRNSVQDMRDVVEGDVRFTAAFGMEA; encoded by the coding sequence ATGACCGATAAGGGTTTCGACCCCGTCGAGGTCGCCGCGCTGCAACCGGAGGCGCTCGACGCGAACGTCTCCGCCGCGCTGGCCGCGTTCGCCGCGGCCGCCGACCTCGATCAGCTCAAGACCGCCCGGCTGGCGCACACGGGTGATCATTCACCGCTCGCCCTGGCCAACCGGGAGATCGGCGCGCTGCCGCCGGCAGCCCGCAAGGCGGCCGGGCAGCGCGTCGGCGCCGCGCGCACCGCGGTGAAGGACGCCCTCGAGGCCAGGCAGGTCGTCCTGGCAGCCGAGCGGGACGAGCGCATGCTGGTCGAGGAGGCCGTCGACGTCACACTGCCCACCGACGAGCGCCCGAGCGGTGCTCGCCACCCGTTGACGACGCTGCAGGAGCGGATCGCGGACATCTTCCTCGCGATGGGGTACGAGGTCGCCGAGGGACCTGAGATCGAGGCCGAGTGGTTCAACTTCGACGCACTCAACATCGGCGCCGATCATCCGGCCCGCTCGATGATGGACACGTTCTTCGTCACCTCGCCCGACTCCGGTCTGGTCCTGCGCACGCATACCTCGCCGGTGCAGGCGCGCGCGATGCTGGTTCGCCAGCCGCCGATCTACGTGATCTGTCCCGGCAAGGTGTTCCGTACCGACGAGCTGGACGCGACGCACACCCCGGTGTTCCACCAGGTTGAAGGCCTGGTCGTCGACGAGGGCATCACGATGGCGCACCTGAAGGGCACCCTCGATCACCTCGCCGAGGAGGTGTTCGGCATCGGCATCACCACCCGGCTGCGGCCCTCGTACTTCCCGTTCACCGAACCGAGCGCGGAGGTCGACCTGATCTGCTTCGTCTGCCGCGGTGAGTCGGTGGGCAATCCGGACCGCCCGTGCCGCACCTGTAGCAGCGAGGGCTGGATCGAGTGGGGCGGCTGCGGCATGGTCAATCCTCGCGTGCTCACCGCCTGCGGGATCGACCCCGACCGCTACACCGGATTCGCGTTCGGCATGGGGATCGAGCGCACCCTGATGTTCCGCAACAGCGTCCAGGACATGCGGGACGTCGTCGAGGGCGACGTCCGCTTCACCGCCGCATTCGGAATGGAGGCCTGA
- the pheT gene encoding phenylalanine--tRNA ligase subunit beta: MRAPVSWLAEHVELPDGLSARALGDALVRVGLEVERVESGADGLSGPILVGRVLSFEDEPQRNGKTIRWCQVDVGEAEPRGIVCGAHNFAPGDLVVVSLPGAVLPGGFAISARKTYGHVSDGMICSTRELGIGDEHLGILVLDVDAQPGADALDVLGLRDAVLDIAITPDRGYCLSVRGLAREASLALRVPFHDIDAEAPAIAGLAHPVTVEDADGCDQFSARAITGLNPAAPTPDWMARRLRQSGMRPISLAVDVTNYVMLETGQPLHAFDRAKLTGAITVRRAVAGEKLTTLDDVVRELDPDDLLVTDESGPIALAGVMGGASTEIGAATTDIVLEAAHWHPASISRAVRRHKLPSEAAKRFERGVDPMVAGVALQRCVDLLAEHGGATAVDGYTVVGDGPARSLIALNAGRPAAIAGMPIDRATVVQHLSGVGCAVDGGDVLQVLPPTWRPDLTDPADLVEEVVRLVGYERLPARLPTQRAGRGLTPSQQLRRTLSRALAAAGYTEVLSYPFVPLDAADHLGLPASDRRRAALRLANPLSDTEPLMRTTLLPGLLATVQRNLGRGARDLALFETGLVYFAREGAPPMPRPGVEHRPSETELADIYAAIPYQPRHVAAVLCGEFVAPGWWGPGRAAGWADAIEAARVVGAAARVELDVRSARVAPWHPGRCAEIVLDGSIIGHAGELHPRVVAALGLPERTCAMELDVDALNPPPPAQAPQLSSFPPVLLDLALVVPAGVPSAAVLAEVRAGAGELLESVRLFDVYVDAERLGESVKSLAFALRFRAPDRTLTVEEATAARDAATARAAVTGARLRG; the protein is encoded by the coding sequence ATGCGCGCCCCGGTGAGCTGGCTGGCCGAGCACGTCGAGCTGCCCGACGGACTGTCGGCGCGGGCGCTCGGGGACGCGCTCGTCCGCGTCGGTCTGGAGGTCGAGCGCGTCGAGTCGGGCGCGGACGGCCTGTCCGGCCCGATCCTCGTCGGACGGGTGCTCTCGTTCGAGGACGAGCCGCAGAGGAACGGCAAGACGATCCGCTGGTGCCAGGTGGACGTCGGCGAGGCTGAGCCACGCGGCATCGTCTGCGGCGCCCACAACTTCGCGCCCGGTGACCTGGTGGTGGTGTCGCTTCCCGGTGCGGTGCTGCCTGGTGGGTTCGCGATCTCGGCCCGCAAGACGTACGGGCACGTGTCCGACGGGATGATCTGCTCGACCCGCGAACTCGGCATCGGCGATGAACACCTCGGGATCCTGGTGCTCGACGTCGACGCGCAGCCCGGTGCCGATGCGTTGGACGTGCTCGGCCTTCGCGACGCGGTGCTGGACATCGCGATCACCCCGGACCGCGGTTACTGCCTGTCCGTCCGGGGCCTGGCGCGCGAGGCATCGCTGGCACTTCGCGTCCCGTTCCACGACATCGATGCCGAGGCACCGGCGATCGCCGGCCTCGCCCATCCGGTCACCGTCGAGGACGCCGACGGCTGCGACCAGTTCTCCGCGCGCGCGATCACCGGGTTGAACCCGGCCGCGCCGACGCCCGACTGGATGGCGCGCCGGCTGCGGCAGAGCGGCATGCGCCCGATCTCGCTCGCTGTCGACGTCACGAACTACGTGATGCTGGAGACCGGGCAGCCGCTGCACGCGTTCGACCGCGCGAAGCTGACCGGCGCGATCACGGTGCGTCGTGCGGTCGCCGGTGAGAAGCTCACGACGCTCGACGACGTGGTGCGCGAGCTCGATCCGGACGACCTGCTCGTCACCGACGAGTCGGGCCCGATCGCCCTTGCCGGCGTGATGGGCGGCGCGTCGACCGAGATCGGCGCGGCCACCACCGACATCGTGCTGGAGGCAGCGCACTGGCACCCCGCCTCGATCTCGCGGGCGGTGCGCCGGCACAAGCTGCCCAGTGAGGCCGCCAAGCGTTTCGAGCGCGGCGTCGACCCGATGGTCGCCGGCGTTGCCCTGCAGCGGTGCGTCGACCTGCTCGCCGAGCACGGCGGCGCCACCGCGGTCGACGGCTACACGGTTGTCGGCGACGGCCCGGCGCGCTCGCTGATCGCGCTCAACGCCGGGCGTCCGGCCGCGATCGCGGGCATGCCGATCGACCGGGCCACCGTCGTCCAGCACCTGTCCGGCGTCGGCTGCGCGGTCGACGGCGGCGATGTCCTGCAGGTGCTGCCGCCGACCTGGCGTCCGGACCTGACCGACCCCGCCGACCTGGTCGAGGAGGTCGTACGGCTGGTCGGCTACGAGCGGCTGCCGGCCCGGCTGCCCACCCAGCGCGCCGGCCGTGGGCTGACCCCGTCGCAGCAGCTGCGCCGCACGCTGTCCCGGGCGCTCGCCGCGGCGGGCTACACCGAGGTGTTGAGCTATCCGTTCGTGCCGCTGGACGCGGCCGATCACCTGGGGCTACCCGCCAGTGATCGACGACGTGCCGCCCTGCGGCTGGCCAACCCGCTCTCGGACACCGAGCCACTGATGCGCACCACGCTGCTGCCCGGGCTGCTGGCGACCGTGCAACGCAACCTCGGCCGCGGCGCGCGCGACCTGGCATTGTTCGAGACGGGCCTGGTCTACTTCGCGCGCGAGGGAGCGCCACCGATGCCCCGGCCGGGCGTCGAGCACCGCCCGAGCGAGACCGAGCTCGCCGACATCTACGCGGCGATCCCGTACCAGCCGCGGCACGTCGCCGCGGTGCTGTGCGGCGAGTTCGTCGCACCGGGCTGGTGGGGCCCCGGACGTGCGGCGGGCTGGGCGGACGCGATCGAGGCGGCGCGCGTCGTCGGCGCGGCGGCCCGCGTCGAGCTCGACGTGCGTTCGGCGCGGGTCGCTCCGTGGCACCCGGGACGGTGCGCCGAGATCGTGCTGGACGGTTCGATCATCGGCCACGCCGGCGAACTGCACCCGCGGGTGGTGGCCGCCCTCGGCCTGCCGGAGCGCACCTGTGCGATGGAACTCGACGTGGACGCACTCAATCCGCCACCGCCGGCACAGGCGCCGCAGCTGTCGAGCTTCCCTCCGGTGCTGCTCGATCTCGCGCTCGTCGTGCCGGCGGGCGTGCCGTCCGCGGCGGTGCTGGCCGAGGTACGCGCCGGGGCGGGCGAGCTGCTGGAGAGCGTGCGGCTGTTCGACGTCTATGTCGACGCCGAGCGGCTCGGCGAGAGCGTGAAGTCGTTGGCGTTCGCCCTTCGGTTCCGGGCGCCGGATCGAACGCTGACCGTCGAGGAGGCGACGGCCGCGCGCGATGCCGCGACCGCCCGTGCCGCGGTCACCGGCGCACGATTGCGCGGCTGA
- a CDS encoding hemolysin family protein, with the protein MPTPLGWVALVVLIAANALFVAAEFALTSVDRAKLERLADTGDRRAGLVRRLVGELSFQLSAAQLGITVCSLLLGFVAQPVVADALRPAARGIGLPAGAVEPTAVVFALVLATLAQMLFGELVPQNLAISRPLEVGRRVAPFQRAWARTGRPVVAVFDGAANAIVRALGVTPKQELRAARTPAELRSVITSSAEEGTLGVETALLLDRALSFGAKTAADVMTSRVRMVALDSDATAADLLAAARATGRSRFPVLGEDLDDIAGIVHVKLAFAIARERRDQISVRAMMQPPARVPESLDCDAVLRRLSVARMQLAIVVDEYGGTAGLVTVEDLVEELVGQIRDEHDAAEVPEIEPAGEHRWVVSGQLHKDGLAELLGIDPLPGPFDTVAGILMDRLGRIPEARDAMELAGWQLRVVRMDQRRVDRVAVAPAPDRAQP; encoded by the coding sequence ATGCCGACCCCCCTCGGCTGGGTGGCCCTGGTCGTGCTCATCGCCGCGAACGCGCTGTTCGTGGCCGCAGAGTTCGCGCTGACGTCGGTCGACCGCGCCAAGCTGGAGCGGCTGGCCGACACCGGTGACCGGCGCGCCGGCCTCGTCCGGCGGCTGGTCGGCGAGCTGTCCTTCCAGCTGTCCGCCGCGCAGCTGGGCATCACGGTGTGCTCGCTGCTGCTCGGGTTCGTCGCCCAGCCGGTCGTGGCCGACGCGTTGCGGCCGGCCGCGCGCGGGATCGGGCTGCCGGCCGGGGCCGTCGAACCGACCGCCGTCGTGTTCGCGCTGGTGCTGGCCACCTTGGCCCAGATGCTGTTCGGCGAGCTCGTCCCGCAGAACCTGGCGATCTCCCGGCCGCTCGAGGTGGGCCGGCGCGTCGCGCCGTTCCAGCGCGCCTGGGCCAGGACCGGACGCCCGGTGGTGGCCGTCTTCGACGGGGCGGCGAACGCGATCGTGCGCGCGCTCGGCGTGACCCCGAAGCAGGAGCTGCGGGCGGCGCGGACCCCGGCCGAACTGCGCAGCGTGATCACCTCGTCCGCCGAGGAGGGCACGCTCGGCGTCGAAACCGCACTGCTGCTCGACCGGGCGCTGAGCTTCGGTGCCAAGACCGCGGCGGATGTGATGACGTCCCGGGTGCGGATGGTGGCTCTGGACTCGGACGCCACCGCGGCGGACCTGCTCGCGGCCGCCCGCGCGACCGGTCGATCGCGATTCCCGGTCCTCGGCGAGGACCTCGACGACATCGCCGGCATCGTGCACGTCAAGCTGGCCTTCGCGATCGCGCGCGAGCGGCGGGACCAGATCTCGGTGCGCGCGATGATGCAGCCGCCCGCCCGGGTGCCCGAGTCGCTGGACTGCGACGCGGTACTCAGACGCCTCTCGGTCGCCCGGATGCAGCTGGCGATCGTCGTCGACGAATACGGCGGCACGGCGGGCCTGGTCACGGTGGAGGATCTCGTCGAGGAACTCGTCGGCCAGATTCGCGACGAGCACGATGCTGCCGAGGTGCCGGAGATCGAGCCGGCGGGCGAGCATCGCTGGGTCGTCTCCGGCCAACTGCACAAGGACGGGTTGGCCGAACTGCTCGGCATCGACCCGCTTCCCGGCCCGTTCGACACGGTCGCAGGCATCCTGATGGACCGGCTCGGCCGCATCCCCGAGGCCCGCGACGCGATGGAGCTCGCCGGCTGGCAGTTGCGCGTCGTCCGGATGGACCAGCGCCGGGTCGACCGGGTGGCGGTAGCTCCCGCGCCGGATCGGGCACAGCCATGA
- a CDS encoding hemolysin family protein: MSRHLLLAVLFLVGNAFFVGAQFALITARRDQIEPLAAGGGRAARVTLLQLRALPRMLAGSQLGIAACSLGLGAVAEPAFARLLEDALDPVGVPGSLSHPIAFVIALAFVSFCHMVLGEMVPKNLALAGPVRAALWLGPPMSVWVRMTRPILVVVNGLANTIVRLFGVQPKDELGGAYTSEELSDLVAESASEGLLDREEQRRLQAALRIEATTAVDLLTPLADIVSVGPNATAREVEALVAETGLSRFPIRDGARLTGYIHAKDVLTVDDDQLEAVLPPRVHRRMVAVAPDAPVAGVLTAMRRSATHLAVVEQHGVSLGMVTLEAVLRAVVVGTQRGRPATA, from the coding sequence ATGAGCCGGCACCTGCTGCTCGCCGTGCTGTTCCTTGTCGGAAACGCGTTCTTCGTCGGTGCCCAGTTCGCGTTGATCACCGCGCGGCGGGATCAGATAGAGCCGCTGGCTGCCGGTGGGGGACGCGCCGCGCGAGTGACCCTGCTGCAGCTGCGCGCCCTGCCGCGGATGCTGGCCGGTTCGCAGTTGGGGATCGCCGCCTGTTCGCTGGGCCTGGGCGCGGTGGCCGAGCCGGCGTTCGCCCGACTGCTGGAGGACGCGCTCGATCCGGTCGGCGTTCCGGGCTCGCTGTCCCACCCGATCGCGTTCGTGATCGCGCTGGCCTTCGTCTCGTTCTGCCACATGGTGCTCGGCGAGATGGTGCCCAAGAACCTCGCGCTCGCCGGCCCGGTGCGCGCGGCGCTGTGGCTGGGGCCGCCGATGTCGGTCTGGGTCCGGATGACCCGGCCGATCCTGGTGGTCGTCAACGGGCTCGCGAACACGATCGTGCGGCTGTTCGGCGTTCAGCCGAAGGACGAACTCGGTGGCGCCTACACGTCCGAGGAACTCAGTGACCTGGTCGCCGAATCGGCGTCCGAGGGGCTGCTCGACCGCGAGGAGCAGCGCCGCCTGCAGGCCGCGCTGCGGATCGAGGCGACCACGGCGGTCGATCTGCTCACGCCGCTGGCCGACATCGTCTCCGTAGGCCCGAACGCGACCGCTCGCGAGGTCGAGGCGCTGGTGGCCGAGACCGGCCTGTCCCGCTTCCCGATCCGAGACGGCGCACGGTTGACCGGGTACATCCACGCCAAGGACGTGCTGACGGTCGACGACGACCAGCTCGAGGCCGTGCTGCCGCCGAGGGTGCACCGCCGGATGGTGGCCGTCGCGCCCGATGCTCCCGTGGCCGGGGTGCTCACCGCGATGCGTCGTTCGGCCACCCACCTCGCCGTGGTGGAGCAGCACGGTGTCTCGCTCGGGATGGTGACGTTGGAGGCGGTGTTGCGCGCCGTGGTGGTGGGCACGCAACGCGGCCGACCCGCTACTGCATGA
- the argC gene encoding N-acetyl-gamma-glutamyl-phosphate reductase — protein MGYRVAIAGASGYAGGEVLRLVAGHPDLDLVAATAHGNAGQCIGDVLPHLRSVAGLRFVDTTAEALRDAELVFLALPHGASAALAAQLPPEQKLVDLGSDHRLTDRAAHERYYGGDFAEPWTYGLPELPGQRDSIAASARVANTGCHAVAAILGAAPLIAAGLAAPDDVVVVSTSGTSGAGRAAAVHLLASEVMGDLSAYKVGAHRHLAELKQAAGVTSATMTPVLAPMPRGILAAIALRPIGSTTEDDARAVLAGAYDGEPFVHLLAPGQQPHTAATAGSNSAHLQATVDLDSGRIIVTSAIDNLGKGAAGQAVQNANLMLGLAETAGLSIDGVAP, from the coding sequence ATGGGATATCGGGTCGCGATCGCCGGCGCCAGCGGCTATGCAGGCGGTGAGGTGCTGCGACTGGTCGCCGGCCACCCGGACCTGGACCTGGTTGCCGCCACCGCCCACGGCAACGCGGGTCAGTGCATCGGGGACGTACTGCCACACCTGCGCTCCGTCGCCGGGCTGCGGTTCGTCGATACGACCGCCGAGGCGTTGCGCGACGCGGAGTTGGTGTTCCTCGCGCTGCCACACGGCGCGTCGGCGGCGCTCGCCGCGCAGCTGCCGCCGGAGCAGAAGCTCGTCGACCTCGGTTCGGACCACCGGCTGACCGACCGCGCCGCGCACGAGCGCTACTACGGCGGCGACTTCGCCGAGCCTTGGACATACGGGCTGCCCGAGCTACCCGGCCAGCGCGACTCGATCGCGGCGTCTGCACGGGTCGCGAACACCGGCTGCCACGCCGTCGCAGCGATCCTCGGCGCCGCGCCGTTGATCGCGGCCGGGCTGGCCGCGCCGGACGACGTCGTCGTGGTCTCGACGAGCGGGACGTCCGGCGCCGGACGCGCCGCGGCAGTGCACCTGCTGGCCAGTGAGGTCATGGGGGACCTGTCGGCGTACAAGGTGGGGGCACACCGCCACCTCGCCGAACTCAAGCAGGCAGCCGGGGTCACGAGCGCGACGATGACGCCCGTGCTCGCGCCGATGCCCCGCGGCATTCTCGCCGCGATCGCGTTGCGCCCGATCGGCAGCACCACCGAGGACGACGCCCGGGCGGTGCTCGCCGGCGCCTATGACGGCGAACCGTTCGTGCACCTGCTGGCTCCCGGCCAGCAGCCGCATACCGCTGCCACCGCCGGGTCCAACTCCGCACACCTGCAGGCCACTGTCGACCTCGACTCCGGCCGCATCATCGTCACCAGCGCCATCGACAACCTCGGCAAAGGGGCAGCCGGTCAGGCCGTCCAGAACGCCAACCTGATGCTCGGCCTGGCCGAAACCGCCGGCCTCTCGATCGACGGAGTCGCACCATGA